A single window of Pseudomonadota bacterium DNA harbors:
- the crtI gene encoding phytoene desaturase family protein has product MKAVVVGTGVGALASALRLRAMGLDVDVLEACPDAGGRARTFNFHGHSFDAGPTVITAPWLFDELFELFGERRFEYVEFLPCDPWYRLSFSDGSSLDLVPDPIRQMDEISRLCPADAQLYPSFLKHSEEFYRIGYEQLGVADFTSFWSMVKAVPHLARLGGFTSLWRHTAKYFQDRRVRQAFSLQPLLVGGNPLNTTAIYGLIHAMERKGGIWFAKGGTSKLIEALVSLAKRHGVRFHFDSTVNEFETDRAKKLVGMRYRQGDKQYSLKCDLGVWGGDAQVGYRTLGPERLSLFEKMRLKTVSSSMGLYVLYFKTSKRYPDVKHHTMVLSERWESLLKDIFRGEKLPSDPSLYLHRPVATDPSIALEDGELFYVLAPVPHLGNFSSWETAEELFRAKVLSILEERVLPELCDSLVFAESVDPRYFKKALLSPLGAGFSIAPTLSQSAWLRFHNRADKVKNLYFCGAGVHPGGGLPGVATSAKVIESLVRQDYPGICASQLVEDRVSQGALA; this is encoded by the coding sequence ATGAAAGCGGTAGTTGTTGGAACAGGAGTAGGGGCACTAGCGAGCGCTTTGCGCCTCCGGGCTATGGGGCTAGATGTTGACGTTCTTGAGGCGTGCCCCGATGCCGGAGGACGAGCCCGAACGTTCAATTTTCACGGACACTCATTTGATGCTGGGCCGACAGTAATCACAGCACCGTGGCTCTTTGATGAGCTATTTGAACTATTCGGAGAGCGGCGGTTCGAATACGTTGAATTTCTTCCCTGTGATCCTTGGTATCGACTCTCTTTCTCAGATGGAAGTTCTCTTGACCTTGTTCCCGATCCGATTAGGCAGATGGATGAAATCTCACGGCTATGTCCCGCCGACGCGCAGTTATATCCATCTTTTCTCAAGCATAGTGAGGAGTTTTACCGTATAGGATACGAGCAACTTGGAGTAGCGGACTTTACCTCATTTTGGTCTATGGTTAAGGCGGTGCCTCATCTTGCTAGGCTTGGTGGATTTACTAGCCTATGGCGGCATACCGCGAAATATTTCCAAGATCGAAGGGTGCGACAAGCCTTTTCTCTACAACCACTACTAGTCGGGGGGAACCCCCTGAATACTACAGCGATCTATGGATTGATTCATGCCATGGAAAGGAAGGGAGGAATATGGTTTGCCAAGGGGGGGACTTCAAAACTGATTGAGGCGCTAGTGTCCCTTGCTAAGCGGCATGGTGTGAGGTTTCATTTTGATAGCACAGTTAACGAATTTGAAACTGATAGGGCCAAAAAGCTTGTAGGAATGAGATACCGCCAGGGTGATAAACAATATTCATTGAAATGTGACCTTGGCGTCTGGGGAGGCGATGCCCAGGTGGGATATAGGACTCTTGGGCCAGAGCGCCTCTCGCTTTTTGAGAAGATGAGATTAAAAACTGTCTCCTCATCTATGGGCCTATATGTCCTCTATTTTAAAACCTCTAAGCGATATCCAGATGTAAAGCACCACACTATGGTGCTCTCAGAACGGTGGGAATCTTTACTCAAGGATATATTTAGAGGGGAAAAACTACCATCAGATCCGAGCTTGTACCTACATAGGCCAGTCGCTACGGATCCGAGTATTGCGCTTGAGGATGGTGAGCTATTCTACGTACTAGCGCCGGTCCCACACCTTGGAAACTTCTCTTCGTGGGAGACAGCAGAAGAACTCTTCCGCGCAAAAGTTCTGAGTATCCTTGAGGAACGGGTACTTCCGGAGCTTTGCGACTCACTTGTTTTTGCGGAATCGGTTGATCCGCGATACTTTAAAAAAGCTCTCTTGAGCCCGCTCGGTGCCGGATTTTCTATCGCGCCTACCTTAAGTCAGTCAGCCTGGCTGCGATTCCATAATCGGGCAGACAAGGTAAAGAATCTTTATTTCTGCGGAGCTGGGGTTCACCCCGGCGGAGGCTTACCCGGTGTAGCAACCTCGGCTAAAGTTATTGAGTCCCTTGTGAGGCAGGATTATCCAGGTATATGTGCTTCTCAGCTTGTGGAAGATCGTGTATCGCAAGGAGCGCTCGCATGA
- a CDS encoding lycopene cyclase family protein, which yields MVQSIGIRGAGVAGLSLAREILRSSKNCTVCLFDRRPRLPHPQRTFCFFASTKEALPVEPYKRWKNVRFRGQHFDRCIETASTPYALVRGEDFFDSTLEELEGRGACFSWECGHVDIEGNSIRTNSVWQSFGGLWIQTAADSFDPSTALLMDILPSSESCPISFMYVLPISTTEALVEHTTFSTHQMPSEWHLSLCYEWIQSHVHSQYEIISRESGLIPMGLERPVATENVVIGSAGGAIRAATGYAFLNIQKQARELARVLVEGGGGDMPRICDGPPRWYATADALFLKALATAPLKGSLLMGRLLEKAPAQPLLRFLAGDAKIVEGLRVMSSAPKMMMIKALLSV from the coding sequence GTGGTGCAATCGATAGGCATTCGCGGGGCTGGTGTTGCGGGATTGAGTTTAGCTCGTGAGATCCTTCGCTCGTCAAAAAACTGCACAGTGTGTCTCTTTGATAGAAGGCCTAGGCTTCCACATCCTCAGAGAACGTTCTGCTTCTTTGCTTCCACCAAAGAGGCCCTACCGGTCGAGCCATATAAGAGATGGAAGAATGTTCGTTTTAGAGGGCAACATTTCGATCGCTGCATAGAGACGGCATCTACTCCATATGCTCTCGTGCGAGGAGAAGATTTCTTTGACAGCACTCTTGAAGAGCTTGAGGGGCGAGGAGCTTGTTTCTCTTGGGAATGTGGACATGTCGATATTGAAGGCAATTCAATACGCACTAATAGTGTGTGGCAGTCGTTTGGAGGACTATGGATACAAACGGCAGCAGATTCCTTCGATCCATCAACGGCACTCCTCATGGACATCTTGCCGAGTAGCGAGAGTTGTCCCATCTCTTTTATGTATGTGCTTCCGATTTCAACAACAGAAGCATTGGTAGAGCATACAACCTTCAGTACTCATCAGATGCCATCTGAATGGCATCTCTCATTGTGCTATGAGTGGATTCAATCTCATGTTCATAGCCAGTATGAAATTATCTCCCGTGAGTCGGGGCTAATACCTATGGGGCTTGAGCGCCCAGTTGCGACAGAGAATGTTGTTATAGGCAGCGCTGGCGGGGCGATTAGGGCTGCTACTGGATACGCGTTTCTTAATATCCAAAAACAGGCACGCGAACTCGCAAGAGTTTTAGTAGAAGGAGGAGGGGGTGATATGCCGCGAATCTGCGATGGGCCTCCCAGGTGGTATGCAACAGCGGACGCGCTCTTTCTAAAGGCCCTGGCCACGGCACCTCTTAAAGGTAGCCTGTTAATGGGCCGATTGCTCGAGAAGGCTCCCGCACAGCCACTGCTTCGGTTTCTTGCGGGAGACGCAAAGATCGTTGAGGGCTTGAGAGTAATGTCATCTGCTCCTAAGATGATGATGATAAAGGCATTGCTATCAGTATGA
- a CDS encoding heme-binding protein, producing MTILPGCSVFGIRSGYEQLNYKVIDKIENVEVRQYPARVVAVVNNMNNKNEAFMLLFRYISGENSSSDKVAMTTPVQVDNVSTKIAMTSPVETSKSGYSGVNMQFFLPRSFSVDSAPKPNDPRVKIISLPEEIFAAITYSGSNSEARFLSASDRLQKILNGSRWKTVSVASFLGYDPPFAIPFLRRNEAIIRVEPK from the coding sequence ATGACTATTTTACCAGGCTGCTCAGTATTTGGGATTCGAAGTGGGTACGAGCAGCTCAATTATAAGGTTATAGATAAAATTGAGAATGTAGAGGTCAGACAGTACCCTGCACGCGTAGTGGCAGTGGTGAACAACATGAATAATAAAAATGAGGCGTTCATGCTCCTCTTTCGCTATATCTCTGGTGAAAATAGCTCCAGCGACAAGGTCGCAATGACGACACCTGTACAGGTTGATAATGTATCAACAAAGATTGCGATGACCTCACCCGTTGAAACTTCCAAGTCAGGTTACAGCGGAGTTAATATGCAATTCTTTTTACCACGCTCGTTTAGCGTTGACAGTGCACCTAAACCCAATGACCCGCGGGTAAAAATTATTAGCTTACCAGAAGAAATATTTGCGGCGATTACTTATTCTGGCTCAAATTCTGAAGCACGCTTTCTAAGCGCAAGTGATCGATTGCAAAAAATCCTTAATGGCTCAAGGTGGAAGACGGTCTCGGTAGCATCTTTTCTTGGCTATGACCCGCCATTCGCCATTCCGTTTCTTAGGAGAAATGAAGCTATCATAAGGGTCGAACCTAAGTAG
- a CDS encoding bacteriorhodopsin-like, translating into MEMINLEQFELVSNAFSFAIAVMGAATVFLFLGRSQVAPKYKTAVTISGIVTLIAFYHYWRIFDSWQAAYTVTSTGVTATVTKFNDAYRYVDWLLTVPLLLLELILVMGLSREETVSKGKALATAAVAMVLLGYPGEISNITGERWKWWFLAMIPFVYIVIKLFSGLTKAINSQPESVRQMVSDARTLTVLSWCFYPVVFILPMLGVGGPESTTYVQVGYTIADIVAKALFGVFIFAVAVRKSESNA; encoded by the coding sequence ATGGAAATGATAAATTTAGAGCAGTTTGAGCTTGTATCCAATGCATTCTCATTTGCTATAGCAGTAATGGGAGCAGCAACGGTATTTCTTTTCTTAGGACGCTCGCAGGTTGCTCCTAAATACAAAACGGCAGTTACAATCAGCGGTATTGTTACCCTAATTGCTTTCTACCACTACTGGAGAATCTTTGATTCTTGGCAGGCTGCATACACAGTGACTTCTACTGGTGTTACAGCAACTGTAACCAAGTTCAACGATGCTTACCGCTACGTTGACTGGCTCCTCACAGTTCCGCTTCTTCTTCTTGAGCTCATCCTTGTGATGGGACTTTCCCGTGAAGAGACGGTTTCTAAAGGCAAGGCACTAGCTACGGCTGCGGTTGCTATGGTTCTTCTTGGATATCCAGGAGAGATCAGCAACATTACCGGTGAACGTTGGAAGTGGTGGTTTCTTGCGATGATACCTTTTGTATACATCGTGATTAAGCTGTTTTCGGGCCTTACAAAAGCGATCAACTCACAGCCTGAGTCTGTTCGTCAGATGGTAAGCGATGCTCGTACCCTGACTGTCCTGTCATGGTGCTTCTACCCAGTTGTATTCATCCTACCAATGCTAGGAGTTGGTGGACCTGAGTCAACAACGTACGTACAGGTTGGATATACAATCGCTGACATAGTAGCTAAGGCGCTATTCGGTGTATTTATATTCGCTGTAGCGGTTCGTAAGTCTGAGTCCAACGCGTAA
- a CDS encoding phytoene/squalene synthase family protein, translating into MNDDLRLMTRAGKTFYFATLWLSPEARNDAATAYSFCRKIDDIADGGLPSDERDEYLSSVTRAVSSMDRTFSGIERLLSLIQRFPDIKEPIISLVDACREDTTGLVIKTQDDLAKYSYGVAGNVGLIMYPILGGRVAEGRAHASDLGIAMQYTNIARDVFEDLRRGRVYLPSDWLDGIDPQSLLVGDSKVEQVILAAVRQLLDTAQSHYQRGLAGIHFLAPRSRYSIKVAARCYGAIGDRIIRGGLLSRKRSVVPLYKKGLLACQVLMKDLSTPRLTISEK; encoded by the coding sequence ATGAACGATGATTTGCGTCTGATGACGCGCGCAGGAAAGACTTTTTATTTTGCGACATTATGGCTCAGTCCGGAAGCTAGAAATGATGCCGCTACTGCATACAGCTTTTGTCGAAAGATTGACGATATCGCAGATGGAGGTCTTCCCTCAGATGAGCGGGATGAATATCTATCTAGTGTGACTCGTGCCGTAAGCTCAATGGACAGAACTTTTTCTGGTATAGAGCGGCTACTCTCTCTGATTCAGAGATTCCCAGATATTAAAGAGCCGATCATTTCGCTTGTGGATGCGTGTCGAGAAGATACCACGGGGCTTGTTATTAAAACGCAGGACGATTTAGCGAAGTATTCCTACGGAGTCGCTGGAAATGTTGGATTGATAATGTATCCAATTCTAGGAGGACGAGTTGCAGAAGGGCGCGCACATGCTTCAGATCTCGGTATTGCGATGCAGTACACAAACATAGCGCGCGATGTCTTTGAGGACCTCAGAAGAGGAAGGGTATATCTTCCAAGTGATTGGCTTGATGGGATAGATCCACAGAGCCTACTTGTTGGAGACTCTAAAGTTGAGCAGGTTATCTTGGCAGCCGTCAGGCAACTTTTAGACACAGCACAATCGCATTACCAACGCGGTCTTGCAGGTATTCATTTCCTCGCGCCCCGCTCTCGATACTCCATTAAGGTTGCCGCTAGGTGTTATGGAGCGATAGGAGACAGAATTATTAGAGGGGGACTTTTATCGCGTAAGCGATCTGTGGTTCCTTTATACAAGAAGGGGCTCCTAGCGTGTCAAGTATTGATGAAGGATTTGAGTACTCCGCGTCTAACTATTTCTGAAAAGTAA